Proteins encoded within one genomic window of Pseudorasbora parva isolate DD20220531a chromosome 3, ASM2467924v1, whole genome shotgun sequence:
- the LOC137071273 gene encoding globoside alpha-1,3-N-acetylgalactosaminyltransferase 1-like produces the protein MKLLYKAIIFLLMLAGLSITGLLYIQPWLLGQNGKAVLLTPWLAPIVWEGTFDPMLIDSIYKQQNITIATTVFALGKYTKFLKEFLESAEQYYFVGFRVHYYVFTDQPEQVPAVKMGEKHYLTVLKVSSSNRWQDISLSRMARLEKLIESRLINEADYVFSLDVDSKFYGRWGVETLSHLVGVIHPWFYDKSREQFTYERRPESQAFIPYSEGDYYYGGAVIGGLVEDVYKLAKTCRERLDIDKSKSIEAVWQEESHLNKYFLYNKPSKVLSPEYLWDDKKLKQMKLIRFSQVIKNYNEIRPNP, from the exons GCTTTTATATATTCAGCCATGGTTACTGGG CCAAAATGGCAAAGCTGTTCTCTTGACACCATGGTTAGCACCGATTGTATGGGAAGGAACATTTGATCCCATGTTGATTGATTCAATCTACAAACAACAGAACATCACTATAGCAACTACAGTCTTCGCTCTTGGAAA ATATACAAAATTTCTTAAAGAGTTCCTGGAGTCTGCGGAGCAGTATTACTTTGTTGGATTTCGTGTACATTATTATGTGTTCACTGATCAACCAGAACAGGTTCCTGCAGTGAAAATGGGTGAAAAACATTATCTGACAGTGTTGAAAGTCTCTAGTTCTAACAGATGGCAGGATATCAGTTTGAGCAGGATGGCAAGACTGGAGAAACTGATTGAGAGTCGATTGATCAATGAAGCTGACTATGTTTTCAGCCTAGATGTGGATTCAAAGTTCTATGGTCGCTGGGGGGTGGAGACTTTGAGTCATCTGGTAGGTGTGATACATCCATGGTTTTATGATAAATCTCGTGAACAATTCACATATGAACGCCGGCCAGAGTCTCAAGCATTCATTCCTTATTCTGAAGGGGATTATTATTATGGTGGGGCTGTGATCGGTGGCTTAGTGGAAGACGTATATAAGCTTGCTAAAACCTGCCGGGAGCGGCTGGACATTGATAAATCTAAATCCATTGAGGCAGTATGGCAGGAGGAGTCCCATTTGAACAAGTACTTTCTTTATAACAAACCCAGTAAGGTTCTTTCACCCGAATATCTGTGGGATGATAAAAAACTGAAACAAATGAAACTCATTCGCTTTTCTCAAGTTATTAAAAACTACAATGAAATTCGTCCAAACCCATAA